TCATACTAAATACTTACCAAAGCTGTTTAACTTGAGGGTAGTGCTCTGTTTTTGGATCAGCTTCATGAAAGTGAAGGTCTTTGCGATAAAAAAGTTATCAAAGCAGTTCACTTTGAGTGAAATGCTCTGTTTTTGGATCATCTTGATTTAGTCTGATGCAAACCAAATTGATTAGAAACTGAGTTTTGCGTTTTGTCAATTGTTCCGCAGCTTGTTATTGTTAATTATTCATAAAAGTTGAAGTCTTTGCAATAAAGCTGTTCAATTTGAGTGAAATGCTCTGTTTTGGGGTTGTAGGTGCAGTGAAACCGGATCCGAGAGGAGTATGTGTTTCTAAAGGAGGACGCTTTCCACCGTATGAATCAGCAGGAAAGCCTCCTAACTCCGTTGGTAGAGGATCCAAGGATCTAACTATGTGCCGTGTGTTCCGTAAAAGGACATGTTGCTCTCCTGCTCAGACAACCCCAGCTTTCGTAGCTGTCAGAAACTTGGCTACTCATGGAGAAGCTAGTCAAGATTGTCTGCATTTGTTCGAGTTATTAGAGTGTTCAATCTGTAACCCGGACGTCGGTACTCAACCCGGTCCTCCTCGCATCTGCGCCTCCTTTTGTGACAGAGTTTTTGATGCTTGTAAAGACGCATACTTCTCTAGTAATGCACTTACACAGGTAAAGagttataataaacaaaacaacatGGACCTTTGTTTTCTGTGGGATTCTAATGGCTTCCATATATGTGCTTATAGACGATTGGTCCCTGTGGAGTAAACGACGATATCATCTGCGTTAAGGCCTCGAATTGGGAGTCTAACGGCACATCATTCTGCGAAGCAGCTGGCTTTGCCGTTCAGACAAATGAGGATTCTAGAGAAGAACCGTGTTACGGAAGCAAAGCAAGTCTAGAATCGGTGGTGGAATCATGGTCAAGAGACTCGAAGAAGAAGACCTCTTTCAAGACTGAGACTTTGTCATGTTTTAAAGATCTTCTGCAATGGGTTCGTGTAATGACAACGATTCAGAAGGTTTCTTTGGGAGTGTCGTTTCTCGTTGCAGGAATGTTCTTGATCAGGTTTGGCCTTTGTCTCTTCTCTCTTAAGGCTGTAACACTTACTAACACTTGCTTTTACCTGCTACAGGCAATGGAATAACCATAAGCAGAAGCAGAGGCTAGCTGCGATCCAGAGAGCTGCTAGAAGATTAGGAGGGGATGCGAACGGGGATTCATACAGTGCAGCTTTAAATAGAAGATTAGTtcaaagttgatttttttttttttttttttttaccaatgaACAAGCTGAGTTGGCGTATGGAAAGATGTTTAGTTGCAAAAGCCATGAGCTAACTGTTTTTGCCAAATGATAGATGTATTGTGTTTGAAATGTGGTACCTTGATGATAATGCAAAAAGGTTTGTACACTCGAACTTAAACTAAAAAGGTTGAAAGAAGGAGATGCAATTCTCCAGAAGCAGAAGAGAGATAGATCATTCTGCATCTATACACAGAAAATGATTATAAAcgagaaaatgaaaaataaatccaaaacttttgaaaattttcagaAATTGAGTTTTAGAAAGTAATTTATACACCCCCAAGTATCTTACACATACATTTTGAAATTCTTGTTTAATAATtagttgagtttttttttttactaacgtCAACTGAAATACAATGTTCTACTATCATGAAAAGAAaagttatataaatttatagagaaaaaatgttttgcataGACGATgtatataatatcaaatatctTGTACCAAATGGAAATACTCATGAAATTTCTCGTTTAACAATTGGTTGACTTTTAAGTAAATGTGCTTGTTACATTCACAAAAATCTCCACTAGCTCGTTGAATGAATTGGCTTAGCATCAAAGcataaacaaaaatacaaatggCATGACGTGTGTAAGAATAATGAGAGTAAAAATTCCACTAGCTGTTAACTTTCATTGACGGCATTGTCCAGAAAATAGCAATCAAAAATCATGTTATCGCAACCAAGTCCAACAACACATATTTGTGccatgataaaaatattttacaaatggGCTTATGATTTGGGCCCAAAGAGCCCAAAAGCGAAGATGAAGTCACGAAACCTAAAAATGCGAACGAGCTTCCtcctataaattaataaacccTAGCTTCAGTTCCGTCTTCCTCCGTAACAGACGCCATGGTATGTACTCACTTGATCTCCACTGTCTAATCATTTCTGAGCTTTGATCTGGTTATAATAGCTAATGATTGATTACTCCTTAGTGTTTCTTCTAGCTCTATAGATTCAGAGAGTTGTGTTCTGTAATTATCATTATTGTATTGATTCGGTGGTGGTCTTGTTCGGTTGTTGTAGGGTATCGATCTTATCGCCGGAGGTAAGAGCAAGAAGACCAAAAGGACAGCTCCAAAGTCCGATGATGTCTACCTCAAGCTTCTCGTCAAGGTAGTCAAATCTCTATGACTAGTTTGTTGTCGGAATCTCTTTTAATTTGTTGTCTGAACCGTATGCTACGCTGGTTTGGTTTAATTGCAGCTGTACCGGTTTTTGGTAAGGAGAACCGGAAGCAAGTTCGATGCTGTGATCCTTAAGAGGCTTTTTATGAGCAAAGTGAACAAGGCTCCTCTTTCACTCTCCAAGCTCGTTGAGTTCATGAAGGGCAAGGTTTGTTTGTTTCCTTGTGACCCACTCTATTGTCTGTTTAGATTTTGATGGTGTTGTTCTTTATCTTACGTTAGGATGGTAAGATTGCTGTGTTGGTTGGGACCATCACTGATGATTTGAGAGTGCATGAGATTCCTGCGATGAAGGTTACTGCCTTGAGGTTTACGGAGAGGGCTAGGGCTAGGATTGAGAAAGCTGGTGGTGAGTGCTTGACCTTTGACCAGCTTGCTCTCGTTGCTCCATTGGGACAGAACACGGTGAGTTTAATGATTTGTTAATGAATCAACCTTTTGAAGTTTGTTTATTTGAAATTGGGatgttgtgttgttgttgtgaCAGGTTCTCCTTAGAGGACCAAAGAACTCTCGTGAAGCGGTGAAGCACTTTGGTAAAGCACCTGGTGTGCCACACAGCCACACCAAGCCTTATGTTAGGGCCAAGGGAAGGAAGTTTGAGAAAGCTAGAGGAAAGCGAAAGAGTCGTGGTTTCAAGGTCTAAGGTTGTTGCGAGGTTGTTGTTGCTTCCTTATGGTTGCTGCTTTCAGAATCGTAATTTTTGTAGACCACTCTTGTTACTCATTTGCTTTTTGCAGacattgttttgagttttccGTCTTTCTGTTTTAATCGACAATTgaatgttttgcttgataacTGTTTAAGAATTTGCTTAATGCTTGATAACTGTCTTTTAGCATCTCAGAACTAGCTTGATAACTGTTTAATCATCTCTTACTGGATGGTTAGCTAATGAAGCTTGTCAAGTAAGATAAGAACACTAACGTTTATTAGAACAAATGTATGCACTCCAACAACATTACAACACACTCCACTGAAACAGAAGGTGGCTCAAATGTTTCAATTCTGGACCATGATTACTGGGTTGGGCTAGTCAACGGAGTTTGGGCCTATATTTTCAATTGCTAGTCTTCTAGACTTTGGTAGCGCCTAACTGAATCAAATTGTCTTTAACATTTGAACCCAAAGAAGCCATATAGACAAAAGTACGGGGAAAAATGCCTTTTGCGACCTCTACTATTCGTCGTGCATTTTTATATCCAGTGCATTTTTATACCCGAAAAAGATAATACTAAATACGATCTAAACTaaaagataatttaaattatatacttgAATTCTAGATCGTGTGCATAAATTTACATTGACTAACACCGCGTTAGTCAACCgctatattaaataaaaaatgacacCATTTTGTAGcggataatttttttaaagagttCGCTTGTTAGGAATCGAACATTGGTCCCACGAACATACTATAGTCTTATTTACCACTATGCTACAACAATTCTATTATctctttattaaatttaaaacatctatattttgatatgtatattttaagaaaaaaaatatttttgtttacaaaatttatttagatCAAATTATAATTGCAtcaattatttatgtattttaagtttttacactTTTACacatgtaataaaaataaaaatgatatttcataaattattCATTCTAGTTTTAAGATgacatttctcaaatagttATCTAATTTAGAAACACATgtgtatattatttattttaaaagttaggttttgatattaagaaaaaatataatcactattatatatagatttttaaaatttaaatatttagatatctATTTgagaaatatcattttaaaatagttctaattaaaatttgcaaacaaaattaaaacaaaattaaaataagataacTATTGATGCAATTATAATTTGCAATTAGTAAAATTGTAAACAACCCTCCCCTAACAAAATTGGTaagcaaaaataaattttcccttaaaatataaaaatcaaaagatatatgttttaaatctaataaaaagACAATAGAAGTGTCGTAGCACAGTGGTAAGTAAGACTGAATTATATCTGCAGATCAAAGTTCAATTTCTAGTAAGtgcaacttaaaaaaaaaaaaaattcattacaaaacgaaattgttttatataacaTAACGGTTGATTAATGCGATGTTAGTCAAGATAAGTTTATGCACAGTTGCACacaatttagagtttaagtctacaattcaaattattttttagtttagatCATATTTAGAACTTATCTTTTGTCTGAATATAAAAAGGTACACGAGTAGTTGAGGTCGAAAAAACCATTTTCCCTTAACCTATAATtactaaatttataaattgttattgattactaaataaatatgatatcttGACACATGTTTAAAAGTTAGTTTAAATGATTCATATGCACAGTGCTAAGAAATGGATCGAACAGAGGTTTGATCCGTCCCATCTGAAATTTGAGGGTAACTAATGGGAATGATTTTTAAAAggttaaattaattatttaaattatgttttgtatttaatttcgtaaaataatataaatttcacatttttataactaaaataataaaatgttatatatttataatgctTAAGAAAATCATTGTCTTTCAAAAATCTGTTttttactttgattttttttatacgGATTAGTGAATACCCGCAATTTAAATTAGATAGACTTAAATGAATTTACAAAGCTAATCATATATACTCATTTACAAAATCCTCAAgctttttatcattttcttgaGTAAAAAGCAAAAGATACATACACACGACCTCTAGTTAGACACAAATCTTAAACAGAGCTTTCCGGCGAAATAGAAGGCGAAACCGAAGGGGAAGCCGATGGAGAAGCTGAAGGAGTAGCCGAAGGTGAAGCTGAAGGAGCAGTCGATGGAGAAACTGATGGTGAAGATGAAGGAGTAGCCGATGGAAAAGCTGATGGTGAAACTGAAGGAGTAGCCGATGGAGAAGCTGATGGTGAAGCTGAAGGAGTAGCTGATGGTGAAGCTGAAGGAGTAGCTGATGGTGAAGCTGAAGGAGAAGCTGTTGGTGAAGCTGAAGGAGTAGCCGAAGGAGACCCTAAGCCACTTTCAGTGATGGCAGAGGCTCCTGGGGCAGCCGCTGGAGAATCTGACCCTGTTGTAGAGTTTGTCGAGCCCGGTTCGCTTGAACCGGTAGTTGTGGAGTTGGAGGAACCGGCACCAGTTGCTGAACCGTTCCCGGCGAAAAAACCGGGCGTGTAAGGAACACCTTTACCGGGAATCCAATCGTCACCTTGTATATACTTAGCTGGAGTGTATTCAACAATCTCTTCTTCACTCAACTTCTTGATTCCTGGCCAAGTAACCCGGTTCGCCACAGCTGCACCCGGTCCAGTGTTCCTCACCTCCGAATAAAAGAGCGTGTCAAGACCAAAGTTCCCTTGCCACGGCGACCATCCTTCACCGGGAATAAAATCCGGTATGAACGTCTCCATAATGATAGTTTTTGAATACTCTTTCCACGGCCTTCCAAGATAAGCTTTGCTAGTTTCCTTGACCGCCAAGTAATCCGCTTCACCAGCAATAGTACACCCTTGGAGCACAAACCCTGTGGACTCCCTCGGGTCTTTACGTCCGTGGGCGGTTATAGGACATGCCTGGTTCGCGAGTGGTTTCCTTACTAGTAATGTACAGTTCTGGAACACCGCGGCTGCGTCTCCAAAGAGGAAGTCGATGGTGCCTGTTATAGTACAGTCCCTGTAAAACTGACGGTGGGAATGTGCGTAGAGAGTGTCTTGGTAACCATCAAATCTACAGTTGTAGAATATGGACTCGTCTGACAGAACCCTAACGGCAACCGCTTGATAGTTTAAAGCCCCGGCTGTGTTCTCGAACCCCATGTTCTTGGCAATGAAATTGTCTCCAATGATTGCTGCAATAAGGACAAGATTCATTAGTTATATACATTTTGGTAAATAAGAGAAACCACAAAAGGTAAACAGTGTGCcctttgaaattatttttagacCATGTTAAAAAATCAGTTAGATAAAAGATTGTGTCTCGATCTCTTTCTATCCTTTTCTTTTAAGAAAACTCTAAACCATCAACCTCATGTTGCATccattgtaaaaatatttttttcttgaatattaaatttaacattcattaaaaaaaaagaaatctattaacggtaatatatattttttttaaaaaaaatttcaaacctaaTAGTTCCATCTATATATCTTCAAAATTATAAACccaaaattgataaaaataaacttttaggttttaatttatacatgtattttttttttaaagcgtCTAGACTATGTTAGACTGTTCACTTAGATATGCTGTAACATAAGAATCATTACCAACGGTGGCTGTACGGTATGTGGTAATACCATCCTTGAAACTTTTGTTGCCGGAAATTATAGATTTGGTAGGGCCATCACCAATGAAAACAAGATTTGGCATGGTCCTATTCACCTGAACATATTCTTTATAGGTTCCACTCTTAATGTGAACCACGAAGGTTGCATTATTCTTCTTGGGGACGTTTTGCAATGCCTCGTTGATCGTCTTGTACTGACCGCTTCCGTCCTGAGCCACAACCATATCTGGTTTGACCTCAGACAAGGGTGCATTCAAGAGCCTACGCACGCGCCCATCCACCCACGAAGGAAACTCTTGAGACAGCAGCCGGCGACTATTCATCTCCGGCAACTCCATTTGTCCCAAGTAATTCAACATCTCGCTGACCATTGCAAGCCCGTTATGTGTTAACTGAACCGCGGTTTTCAATGCCTTCTTCATCGTCTCACCTGCATCACCTTGTGTCCCTTGAAACCCATCGAGACAAGTTTGCTCATGACTAATCGTCGCGCTGAGCCAAACCTTTAGCTTAATCAATGCGTCGTCAACCTTGTTGATAAATGAATTAAGTCACACATCAATAGATGGtcagaaaaataattaactaatatataaaaatatatgatcaGTTTAAGTTAAAAGCAAACGAAGCCGTAATTTTACAAACCTTGTGAAGCTCGAACCTTCCCAACTCGTCAAAAGATTTACTAAGCTCGCCGATTGCATAATCCATTAGCTCTGTGCATTGATCCAAAGCCATCTTCGTCCTTGGATCCTTTTGTAGCTCAATCATAGTTAGTGACTTCTTTGCCACGTTACTTATCTGTTTCATCGTTGCGTTAAACGCTGTCCTCACAAGCTCCAACGGGTCCGATGTGTCCTTTGCATCTTTCCTTAGAGTATCTTCACAAGTCTTCTTGTAGTCCGTTGGCGCGCAGACATCTTTGATGGCTTTAACGGAAGCCGTGATCTCTTCTTTAGTTCCGTTATCGCTATTGACGCTAACGCCGATGGTAACGGCGACAAccatagaaacaagaagaacaGATGAGATGGAGATAACTACGTACCTCCTTTTCCTCTTAGAATCATCGTCGTATGATCCGAATgccatttattgtttttttttttctatttttctatttttatttattgtttttgtataGACTCCTTTTACGAAGCTTACGTAGCCTCCTTAGGAGTGTTTATTttgcataattttaaaaatatttacaatgaTAGTTTTGTTTCGGACAGATAAAGAGGTTCGTAGTTTTGCTTGCTATGTTTTATGAGGTTTGGCGGGAAAGTCGTTATGCTTAAGATTGTGAGAGACAGAGACAAGATAGGGTTGTGGTATGGTTTTGTCCTTTACATATTTTTCTCTGTGACTTACTAAACATGGAGAAGTAATTAATTCATTGATAATCTTAATTTAAGGTATAATCGAATTGAAATTGTAAAGTAGACTTTTCACGTTATTGGTGGACAATGTAATGATGCCTTGAATAAGTTAAACAAAATGAATGAGATGGTATTCACTTTTTTAAGaacattgttttaaaatattttttcaaaagaaagaaTGCAATCTCTTTtcgctttttatttttttggcaaaataaacggctattctattactcaaacttgaggtggtatGTGTGACGAGAccagaatagaacaaccaataaaacaaagaaatctATGAAAAGAACGGGCAATCTCTTTTCGTTCTTATTGATCTTAAATgggtatatatattatattacatgCCCTAAGTACATATATAGATTTAGGAATATTAATGTCTAGATTTAAGAAATATaacaattctacaacacatggTAGGGTAAAAAGTTCAAGTCCAGATTTGTTCTAATTTATGAATGTTCTTACATagatattctttttcttttgagaaaGGGTTTGATCTTACTTAGATATTCGTCTAGATCACTTGCAGAAAAAGTTGGTTCAACCATCATTTCGGGTTTGAATTCCAATTTTGTTAACAATGAAATCATAGTTCTAGGGATATTTGATAACTAGAATCACAAAGTCAAGTACAgagaaaatttgaagactataTAATGTTTGCTGGATATCTTTAGACATAATATTAACTAAAGTTTTGGTTGCTTACTGGAAATGTATGGCGCTTGTTTTTGTGTTTTCGTTTCAAATTTTTGGTacataatttgtattttgaatCAGAATTGTTAGAAACTAAGGACTTAAGGTCCCAAGGGTTTATgaaactaataaatataaaagcttttaaaatgttaaaagtaGTATAAGTATCAAATAAATTTGTGAATAAAACTagacgtatatatatatatatatatatatatatatatttttttttgtaagctaACTGGACGTATATGCATGGGGATTATCAAGTAAAGCCTACAAGATTTAGCCGTAAGGGTAAGCTTTACTTTCACTAGCTATCAATAAAGGTACTAATAAGATCTGTCAAGCCACTATACTTAAGGATTAGATTAATGATAATGATGTTAAAAATTCTAATGACGTTGGCATCTtgtttttttgggtttagtCCATGATCTTGGATTTAcagatataattttgaaaacaaaaaataaaatgtaggCATTGTTTCCAGAAAAGCAAGATTTCATAATGCTGTTCTTAGTGAAAAAGGGATAACGACAAACCAACATGTTATGTTAGTAATAAGTCAGTATTCATGAATATATCTTGGATATTATTTTACACCAATAGTTCTGTAGTTTGATTTAAAGGAAAAAGACAGTATAGGTATTCAacctttatattgtgtattatatatatatatatatatttgaaaatagtaTACTAAGAATAAAGCTCTTATTCTTACTAGTTCATGCACCATTTTAtatcttgttttcttttgggttttattTCTCCCAATTAAAACATGCAAAGTCAAAGTTGACTAAGACCCAAAAAAGCTAATAAACTCACAAGTTTTTTGACTAAAACAATTCCACAactttttacttatgttttctaATGGCAAAGAAGCAACTGTAGTCTGTTCGTAGTCAAGCAGGTTAAGAAACAACTGTAGTCTAGTCATTGCAATTTCTTCCATAACAGTAAAAGATAATAACTAGTAAGCTTATTAGCTGTAATtcctttttaaatatatttttcgggaaataatatatatgtatatctctACACGGAAACAAATATATGCAttacatattagttgtataCAATTATGTATTTAGACCATTgccatttaagaaaaaaaagatgatgactagagaaacaaaaaataacatcTAAAATGGATTTAAATGTGGTATATATTATGTAAGCACATATGTATATACagtagaaactctataaattaatactcgataaattaataaacacataaattaataaatttctctAGTTTCGAGTTAGGCCagttcaaaatatgacacaaatccgataaaataataagataataatattttagaaaatcctatgtaaatatatagtttcattaaaatcataaattaataatttttgtacatatgcattttatataattacaaaCAAACAACTGTATTATTTGCTCATTTTCACAGTAGaattatctctatatttttgacacttcaatatatttttctagtatttaaaattatatctaaacaACATTTAAGAACTtattttatatacaccaaatagtacaataaaaataatttgaaagtcgaatttcaaaattttaattaatgtattttgtttattttattaaaaatatattccaaaataaaaaaaaatctataaaaattttttttagtaaattaataactctataaattaataaaatatcatagtcctaacattattatttatagagtttttactgtatACACCTATTCCAATGAGTGTAAATACTAAATACGGAGTTGTAAAAATTATTTCCATACGTGTTTCACAGGAAGGTAGAATGAGTAAAATCAACATAATGAAAGAAATAACCATAACTTCTAGGATATGAATTCAAAGTCTAGTTCTGGTTTTACTTTAAATTCAACACAAAGGAGATTTTATACCATAATTGTTAACGTGCAATAAAGTTATCTTCTCGATAAATAGCGTCCTCATTCTGCGAATCTATAGCACAAAGAGATAAAACATCACTTCtcaatcacaaaaaaatatagaaaaatattttgttaaggAGAACCAACAAGTTATGTCTTCTTCAAGCTCGTCCGTGTTCCAACCCAAAACATGCAATGAGATCATCGTGGCCGTGGAGGAGTCCATGGAGAAGGCAGCGGAGAGCCAAGTTGTGTCTTCTGCCAGCTCTTCCGCCACCCAACCTGAGAAATGCAATGACCTCACCGTGGCCGTGGAGGAGTCCATGGAGAAGGCAACGGAGAACCAAGCTGTGTCTTCTGACGGCTCTTCCGCGGCGCCCCAGCCAGAAAAAACCAATGACGTTACCATGGCCGTGGAGGAGGCCAAGGAGATGGCAGCAGAGAACCAAGTTGTGTCTTCTGCAGGCTCTTCCGCCGCGCCCCAACCCAATGACATTATCGTGGCTGTGGAGGGGGACAAGGAGGTGGCAACGGAGAACCAAATTGTGCCTTATACAGGCTCTCCCGCGCCCCAGGCTGAGCAATGCACTGACATTGTTATCGTGGCAACGGAGAACAACAATCCGGGAACTGAAAACCCAAGTCTCATGGGATCTGGTGCTGTCCCAACAGGAAGCCAGATCCTGCAGCTTTACCCACCAAGATCTAATAAGATCTTCTCTTGTCCCACTTGCAAAAAAGGGTTCCCATCAAGTCAAGCCCTAGGCGGCCACCAGAACGCGCACAAGCAGGAGCGAGAGTGggaaaagaagaggaagaatatGGAACAAGAGTACCCCGGTTTCGCCTTTTTGAACCCTAATATAGACAATCCTCTTATGTTTTTCTTAGGTGGCTACTCGGAAGATGCTTTAACACACGAGAATCATCTTGGGATCCCTCTTGACGATGCTTTCAAACGCAGATTTGCCCGTAATCACCCATCCGTCAACAACGGATCCTCGGACATGAACATTACCGCGGTTCCTCGCGTGGCTCCTACTGGCTTCTTCGCAGGGAACACTCCCACCACCAACGGTTCTTCTTCAGGAGGACTTGGGCCCCCTTACAACAGCTATCCCCCGATGCTCCCTAGGAACTTTCCTCCTTTCCCTCCTCCTCAGACCAACAATCTTCCTAGTGGTTTGTATCCGCAACAAGAGAATGTATTGAACGAGGTGAATTTCATCTCAGAGATAGGAAAGGGTAAAAATATTattgagattgatgatgatgatgatgatgatgctgatgCTGGTGCTGATGATGGGCCTATAGCAGGGACATCCAAGAGCTGGGGGGCTGATTTATCTCTTTGACTATTGTTTAGTCCTATGACTTGTTTAGTTTTCTATTAGAGACCTCTCTCTCTGAAGATtgctttttcattttaattttcttgCATTTCGTTTAGATGTTCCTTTGTCTGTACGAAGCATGTCTTCTTCTGGACGATTTGCTTCTTTTTATGAATAAATGGTtcctctttttttctcttttcttgccATCTATATATCATGagttttttaatcattttggtAAAGGTCAAAAATCCATGGTTGTAGGGAGGTAATTTTTACCAAAGTTACGTGTCTTGTTTTTCAAACCTTTCGATTCAGAACTATGGCTACCTATATCTGGTTTACATATACTTAGATTTCTTGATTATGTATTTATGTCAGTCGAGTTATCAGTATTAGTATTGGagaacaagtaaaaaaaaatgagttcCAGGATgagtgtatatatattacatgttaCGCACCATATAGTGCCATAGAAAAATCTCTTCATTATGAAAAGAAAATGACTTGCATCAAATGAATTATATTCGACATGCATTATTAACTATTAAGACGTAACTAAACATTCGTTTTGGATCTTGAGGATATAGAGTTTTGTATGCATAATGTTTATGTCTAAACTCAACATAAACTTAAAGTCTCGAGATTGAATATTGATGAATACATGAGAACACACCAGAGCAAGATTGTTAAAAACTGTCGTTTTGGCATGCATCAAATTAATTCATACATAAAAAAGAGAGCATAAAATCATGCAAACTTAGTCTTTGTTTTGGGGTATTTATAAAAGGTTACGTTGGACACTTGGACGGTATGAAAAGGTTAATTCTAAAATCAAAAGTACGTTTAACAAAGTCCACAAATATATTCATTTACAGTGAAACGCTAAACATTATTGgtcaaaaaacattttaaatattttgaaaagtaaTTTTTTAACCTTAAGCCTATGGAGAGATCCGGATTAATCCCTAAAATTGTGGTGCGGCCC
The nucleotide sequence above comes from Brassica napus cultivar Da-Ae chromosome A9, Da-Ae, whole genome shotgun sequence. Encoded proteins:
- the LOC111200840 gene encoding uncharacterized protein LOC111200840 isoform X2; the protein is MFNEEGVSDSESDPVSSSPHLLLVREMLCFGVVGAVKPDPRGVCVSKGGRFPPYESAGKPPNSVGRGSKDLTMCRVFRKRTCCSPAQTTPAFVAVRNLATHGEASQDCLHLFELLECSICNPDVGTQPGPPRICASFCDRVFDACKDAYFSSNALTQTIGPCGVNDDIICVKASNWESNGTSFCEAAGFAVQTNEDSREEPCYGSKASLESVVESWSRDSKKKTSFKTETLSCFKDLLQWVRVMTTIQKVSLGVSFLVAGMFLIRQWNNHKQKQRLAAIQRAARRLGGDANGDSYSAALNRRLVQS
- the LOC111200840 gene encoding uncharacterized protein LOC111200840 isoform X1; the protein is MGRCSTKKVFLIQSPILFLHLLISFSSGAVKPDPRGVCVSKGGRFPPYESAGKPPNSVGRGSKDLTMCRVFRKRTCCSPAQTTPAFVAVRNLATHGEASQDCLHLFELLECSICNPDVGTQPGPPRICASFCDRVFDACKDAYFSSNALTQTIGPCGVNDDIICVKASNWESNGTSFCEAAGFAVQTNEDSREEPCYGSKASLESVVESWSRDSKKKTSFKTETLSCFKDLLQWVRVMTTIQKVSLGVSFLVAGMFLIRQWNNHKQKQRLAAIQRAARRLGGDANGDSYSAALNRRLVQS
- the LOC125577709 gene encoding putative pectinesterase/pectinesterase inhibitor 28 — protein: MAFGSYDDDSKRKRRYVVISISSVLLVSMVVAVTIGVSVNSDNGTKEEITASVKAIKDVCAPTDYKKTCEDTLRKDAKDTSDPLELVRTAFNATMKQISNVAKKSLTMIELQKDPRTKMALDQCTELMDYAIGELSKSFDELGRFELHKVDDALIKLKVWLSATISHEQTCLDGFQGTQGDAGETMKKALKTAVQLTHNGLAMVSEMLNYLGQMELPEMNSRRLLSQEFPSWVDGRVRRLLNAPLSEVKPDMVVAQDGSGQYKTINEALQNVPKKNNATFVVHIKSGTYKEYVQVNRTMPNLVFIGDGPTKSIISGNKSFKDGITTYRTATVAIIGDNFIAKNMGFENTAGALNYQAVAVRVLSDESIFYNCRFDGYQDTLYAHSHRQFYRDCTITGTIDFLFGDAAAVFQNCTLLVRKPLANQACPITAHGRKDPRESTGFVLQGCTIAGEADYLAVKETSKAYLGRPWKEYSKTIIMETFIPDFIPGEGWSPWQGNFGLDTLFYSEVRNTGPGAAVANRVTWPGIKKLSEEEIVEYTPAKYIQGDDWIPGKGVPYTPGFFAGNGSATGAGSSNSTTTGSSEPGSTNSTTGSDSPAAAPGASAITESGLGSPSATPSASPTASPSASPSATPSASPSATPSASPSASPSATPSVSPSAFPSATPSSSPSVSPSTAPSASPSATPSASPSASPSVSPSISPESSV
- the LOC111200445 gene encoding uncharacterized protein LOC111200445 encodes the protein MSSSSSSVFQPKTCNEIIVAVEESMEKAAESQVVSSASSSATQPEKCNDLTVAVEESMEKATENQAVSSDGSSAAPQPEKTNDVTMAVEEAKEMAAENQVVSSAGSSAAPQPNDIIVAVEGDKEVATENQIVPYTGSPAPQAEQCTDIVIVATENNNPGTENPSLMGSGAVPTGSQILQLYPPRSNKIFSCPTCKKGFPSSQALGGHQNAHKQEREWEKKRKNMEQEYPGFAFLNPNIDNPLMFFLGGYSEDALTHENHLGIPLDDAFKRRFARNHPSVNNGSSDMNITAVPRVAPTGFFAGNTPTTNGSSSGGLGPPYNSYPPMLPRNFPPFPPPQTNNLPSGLYPQQENVLNEVNFISEIGKGKNIIEIDDDDDDDADAGADDGPIAGTSKSWGADLSL